The Candidatus Limnocylindrales bacterium nucleotide sequence AACCAGCGCCTGACGACTCTCGAGACGTTCTTTCGCGTGATGGACGCAACTGCGGGAATGCTCGCTCCGGGCAGGCCGTTCCCGCCACAGCTCGCCGCCATGGCGGCGACCGCCGGCGATGCTCCCAAGGAAACGAAGCCGGCAAGGAGGTCCAGATGATGGATCCAGTCACCAGCGTCGTGCTCGCATGGCTGTTGTTTGCGGTCACCCATATCGGCATGGCTTCGGCGCCCGTACGCGGGCCGCTATCGCACCGGTTCGGGGAGAAGGGATTCGCCGCGATATTCTCTACCGTCGCGGCGGTCACGTTCGCCGTGCTCTGCTACGTGTACTCGAACGCGAGCAGCGCCGGGCCGCCGGGGCTCGCACTCGGCGCAACGTGGCTTCGCGCGCCGCTGATCGCGGTCAGCGTCCTCGGCATCGTGTGCGCGTGCGGCGCGCTGTTCGACTATCCGACCGGGGCCTACGCGGTCGGAAAAGCGGGGCAGCAGCCCGAGCCGCGCGGATTCGAACGCATCACGCGCCACGGATTCGCGGTAGGAATGTCGCTGGTGGGCCTCGCGCATGCGCTGCTCGCGACGCATCTCAGCGGCACGGTTTTCTTCGCGATACTGTTCGTCTTCGGAATCGTCGGCAGCATCCATCAGGACGCCAAGCTGCTGGCGCGCAATCCTTCCGTGCATGGCCCCTACATGGCCAGGACCTCGCTGATTCCGTTCGGCGCGATCCTCGCCGGACGCAACCGCCTCGTGCTTGCCGAGCTGCGGCCGCTGTCGATCGTTCTCGGCCTCGTCGCCGCGTGGGGACTGCGCCAGGCACATCCGGCGATCTTCGCACACGGCGGAATCTACGTGACGGCAGCCGCGATCGGCGGCGCAATGGTCGCGACGCTGCAGGTCGCGCTGGTCAGCGTGCGCCGTGCGCGGCGTCGCAGGAAGAAAGCGGCGAATCTGCCCGGCATCGACGCAGCGCAGACCCACTGACCGAGGCGGATGCATCGACGCAGGAGCGACGGAAGCCGTCGCACCTCGACCAAGGGAGCTTGGTCGTAGGAGCCGGGCTCGCGAGGATGAAGGCGTGACCTCGACGTGGCCGCGCCGCGACTTTCCGCACGCCTGCACGTAAACAGATGCCGTGGCCGTCAAAGCAACGATTTTCAAGATCGACCTCGAGATCGCCGACATGGATCGCGGCTACTACGGCTCGCACGCGCTGACGATCGCGCGGCATCCGTCCGAAACCAGCGAACGAATGATGATCCGCGTCCTCGCGTTCGCGCTCTGTGCGCACGAACGGCTCGAGTTCGGCACCGGCATTTCCACCGCCGATGAACCGGACCTGTGGCGTCGCAGCCTGACCGGCGACATCGAGCATTGGATCGAGATCGGGCAGCCGGATCCGCGGCGCATCCACAAGGGATGCGGGCGCGCCGGCAGCGTGAGCGTGTACCTTTACGGCGGCAGGAAGGCCGCGACCTGGTGGGAACAGGAGCGCGCAGGCCTCGAGCGTCATTCGAACCTGACCGTCACGCTGCTCGACTCTGAGCAGACGGCAAAGCTCGCCGAGCTTGCCGATCGCGGCATCTCGATCCAGTGCAACATCCAGGACGGAGACGTGTGGATGATGCGCGACTCGATGTCCGTCGAGATCACTCCTGTGGTTTTACTGCGGGGCGGCGATGGACCTCGCGGCGCTGCGCCGACGCGCGGCGCATCCGGGCCTGGCTTGTAACAGGACCCGTTCGCCGTCATCTCGAACGGCAATGGCGGGCAATGGAAACTCGACGCTGCGTACGGCCCGGCGGATCGTCGTTGCGGTAGTCGGCACCACCGTGAGCCTGTTTGGTGTCGCACTGCTGGTGCTGCCGGGTCCTGGACTTCTCGTGATTGCGCTCGGGCTTTCGATTCTCGCGTCGGAGTTCGTCTGGGCGAGGCATTTCCTGCGCCAGGTGCGCGAGAAGATCTCCGCAGCGACCGGAAAAACCGTCTAGGGCGACTCCCTCACGTCACCGGCAGGTCTTCGCTCCCACTTTTCCCTTGCACTGTCCCGAACAGCACGACGCACCCGTCGTGCACGCGCTTCCAGCCGCGCTGCAGCTCGCGCACGAAGGGCTCGCCGCACACTGCGCGATGTCGCTGCAATCGGTTGCTCCGTCGCAATCGTTGTCGATGCCGTCGCTGCACGACGTTTCGGCCGGTGGCGGAGCGCCGCAATCGCCGGCGCACGTGCAGCTGGTTTCGGTTCCATTGCACGAATGATCGCCGCAGACCGGCGCCGCGGGGCAGTCGCGGCTGCAGCTGGTCGTGTTTTCGTTGCCGCCGCACAGGCCGTCGCCGCAGCACGACGCCGCACTGGTCGTTACGCAGCTCCCGCACTGCGATGCGCTGCAGCCGACCGGACCCGAGCCGCCGGGCGCTCCGCAGCAGAAACGCGCGGCAGGCTTGCCGCCCTGCTTCCCGTTGCAGTCGGCCGCGCACGTCAGGCAGTTCTCGCCGTCGCCCGCCTCGCAGATGCCGTTCCCGCAGGTCGCTCCGCTGCCGGTGCAATCGGCAGGGCACGTGCCGCAGGTTTCGCCGGCGCCGCAGATTCCGTTCGTACATCCCGTGAAGGTGAGTGTGCACGACGACGTGCACGCCGGCGTGCCGCCGCAACCGCCGCAGGTGGCTCCACCGAGGCTCGCGCCGTCGCAGCTCTCGCCGCTTTCGATGATGCCGTTGCCGCACACGGCGGGCACGGTCTTGACCATCGTGAAGTAGTCACGCGTCGTTCCGGTCGAATCGAGGAACTTGACGTCGAGCCGCGGTCCGTCGAAGTCGAGCACCAGCGAGCCGAGCGTGACGAGCCCGATGTACATCGCCGGATGATTGAGCGCGGCCGACACCGTTTCGCTCGACGAGCCGGCGACCGCATAGACGGCGCCTTGGCGCGCCTGCGGTCCGCCGCCGGCTTTTTCGTACGCACCGGTGCCGTCCTCGCGCCCGCTGCCGCCGTCCTTCTTCATGCTGCTGGTGAACGTGGCCGACGATCCGTAGTGACCGTCGATCAGGAACGAACGCTCATACGAATGGCTGTGTCCGGTCAGCACCAGGTCGACGCCGCCCTGTTCGAGAAGCCGCACCGCGTTCTCGCGCATCTCGATCATCTCGATGTCGAGATCGGAGTCGTGTGAGCCTTTGGAGTACGGAGGGTGGTGGAAAAAGGCGATGACCCACGTCGCGGTCGTGTCGGCGAGGTCGGCAGCAAGCCACTGCGCCATCCCGCCGGTCATCGAACGGTCGGTCTCGTACGAATCGAGACAGATGAAATGGATGTCGCCGTAGTCGAACGAGTAGTACGCCTCGGTACCGGACGCGAGGCCGCCGGCTTCGCCGGCTTTCGGCAGCGTGAAGATGTCGTAGTACGGCCCGGACTGGGAAGCCGAGTCGGCGGTGTGCCCATCGTGGTTGCCGAGCGTCGGCCACAGCACCGACTTTCGCAGCATGGTCGGATACGTGTCGAAGACTGCCGCCTGGAACTCGCTGTCGGTACCGTCGACATACGCGTTGTCGCCGAGCATCAGCCACAGATCGGTCGGAGTCGACGCAGTGAAATTGAAGTACGCGTCGCGAACTGCACGGGCGTTCGCGTTGGCATTGCCCGAGTCGCCGAGCGCCCAGACGCGCGTCGGCCGCGAGGTGCCCGCCGGCGGCGACGTGACGAACGAATAGCTGCTCGAGTTGCCCGCGAGCTCGGCCGTGGTCGTGCCGACCGAATAGAAATACGCTGTATTCGCCGAAAGCCCCGAAACCGGAACGACGTGCTCGCTTGCCGTCCCCGGCACGCACGCGACCTGCGTCAGGTTCCCGGGTGCGCTGCCGTAACGGACGCAGCCGTCGGTCGCGACCGTGGTGCGCCAGCGAACGACGATGCCCGACGCGGTCCCGAGCTGAAGATACGGTCCGCGCGACACCGATGCACCGGCGTTGATCGTGAGCTTCGGCACGAGCACGAGGTCGCTCGACGGAAGCGTCGAGTTCCAGACGCCGATCGCGAGCACGTTGGTCCCGTTGTGCAGCGCAGGAATGGCCTTGGCCGAAACGTCGGCCAGCGTTCCGTAGTTCGGCGTGGCGGCGTTGCTCGACTCGTGCAGCGCCGCCGGAGTGTTCCACGCAAGAGTGCCGGCCGGCAGCTGCGGCGATCGGAAGACTTCGACGCCGTTGATCCACGCGGCGTAGCCGTCGTCGTAGTCGGCTCCGACCAGGAGGTTGGTGACGGCCGAGACATCGGCGATCGTGAACGTCGTGCGCGTGTAGACCGAGTTGGTCGCTGCGGGGACCGTCGTGGCGAGAAGCGCTGCGGCGCCGGTGCCGGTTTCATAGCCGACGCCGTAGTTGCCGGCCGTCCATGCACCGGCGTTGAAACCCTCGGCCGTCCAGCTGGTTCCGATACCGGGATCCGAGCTGTTCGCGCGCCAGGTCATCGTCTTTCCGGCCTCGACGAGCACCGTCTCCGCGCGCGCGAAGCCGTTCGTGACGAGGACTGCGGCGGCCACCAGCGACGCGCGCAGCAATCCGCGGCGGCGCGCGGGCCGATCGGTCGATGTCGCTGCGATGCTCGAGACGCAAGGCTGATGCGTACGGAATGCGTTCATGGTTTCCCCCCGGAAACTTGAGTCTTTGAGTTCGAAGAAGCCGACAGAGCCGGACGGATCGGCGGCGCCGCGCCTCGCGACCCAGGCGCCGCGCCCTGCGGCCCGAGCGCCGCGATCCTGCTGCGCAGGCTTTCCGCGAGCCCGGTGGTCGCGCGCACGCTTCGGGTATTCGGCGGCAGTTTGTCGATGGCCGCGAGCGCGGCCTGGTATTCGCGCCGCGCGTCTTCGTTGCGGCCGGCTGCGGCGAGAACGTCGCCGCGCCTTGCCATCCACGTTTCCTTGCGCCTGGCGTCCTTCTCGATGCGCGCGATGCGGCTGAGCGCGGCGTCCCATTTCTTCGCACGCGTCTCGAGCTCGATCGCCAGCAGCTCGAGCGCGATGGCGTTGTGAAGATCCTTGAGCCCCTCGTCCAGGCTGGCGATCGCGTCATCGAGGTGCGCGTCGCCCGCCCCGGCGATCGCACGCGCTCGAGCAAGATAATTGTCGGGCTGGGACTCTTCGCGCGCCTTGGCGATTGCGATTCCGCGGCTGAAGGCGGCCGCCGCCTCCAGGTTGGCACCCTGGGCGAGGAGGATCCGCGCGCGCACGATGTGGCCGCCCGAGTTGGAAGGCGACGAGACCAGGAAGCGGTCCGCTGCCGCAAGCGCGAGGGCTGTGTCGCCCGCGTCGAGCAGCGTCTCGGCGACGACCAGGTCGACCACGGCAAGCGTAGGGTCCAGGCGTCGCGCGGTCTCGAAATCGGCGAGCGCCGCTGGCCATTGTGACTTTGTTCGATAGAGCTGGCCGCGCCGAAGGTAGAGACTGGCGTTCGCGGGGTCGCTGTCGAGATGCTTGGTTACTTCTTCGATCTGAAAGTCCGGGTCTTCGTGGGCGACCGCGGGGGCGGCGAAGAGCATCGTGGCAAGCAGGGTCGCCGCAAAAACGGTAGGCATCGGCCCAGCATGAGGAAGGATCTTCGATTGAACAAGCCGGTCGCAGCCGCAGCATTCCGGGTAGCATCGATGATCGCATTGCTGCCGGCCTGCGCCCATGCCGGCGATCGTGCGACCGGCGACTGGGGCGGAGTGCGCACGACCCTGGCCGACCGCGGAGTCGAGGTCGAAGCCGACTACACCGGCGAATCGACCGTGCTCGACGGCGACGACGAGATCTCCTATCTCGGCAACCTCGACCTGTACGTCACGTTCGATACCGAAAAGCTTCACGCATGGAGCGGCGGGACGGTGTTCGTCTACGGAGAAAACAAGCACGGCTCCGGACTTTCGGACGACCTCGGGCTGCTCATGCAGGTCACCAACCTGGAAGCCTCGAGCTTCACGCAGCTCTCCGAATTCTGGCTCGAGCAGCAGCTCGGCGGACACATCGTCTTCCGCCTCGGCAAGCAGGACGCGAACCGCGATTTCGCGAGCCCGCGTTTTGCCGGGAACTTCATCAACTCGTCGTTCGGCGTGCTGCCGGGCTCGCCGCTGCCGTCGTATCCGGCTCCGGCCCTCGGCGTGGCGGTTCTCGCCGACTGGACGAAATGGTTCGGCGCGCGTGCGGGAATCTACGAAGGCGAGCCGCGCGTCGAATCGTTCGGCGCACACGCGTTCGAGGATCACGCCGGAGTGTTCGCGGTGGCGTCGCTTCATCTGGAGCACAGCTTGCTCGGACAGGAGGACGCGGGGCAGCTCGAAGCCGGCGGCTGGACGCATTCCGGCGAAGACCGGTCCGGAGTCTACGGGGTCTATGACCTGCTTCTGTATCAGCATCCCGAGAACAAGGATGACCAGCGCAGCGTGCAGGGCTTCGTGCGCGGCGGATGGTCATCCGAGCAGCCGGACCAGATCGGGACCTACGTCGGCGGCGGACTGACGGCGCACGGGTTCCTCGGCATGCACAACACGATCGGCGTCGGCACCGGCTACGTCAAAAGCGACACGACGCACGAGACGTTCGTCGAGCTGATGTTCAAGTGGCGGCCGCGGCCGTGGTTCACGGTCGAGCCCGACGTGCAGGTGTACGATACGGAGCACGGGCATCCGGTGTTCTTCGTGCTGCGCGTCAAGCTCAAGCTGTGAACGACAGACGCTGATTACAGCCAGCGCTTCCACACACGCGCGACGGTTTCCTTGACCCGCGTCGAAATCCCGCGGCGTTTCCAGTGCGTCTTCGTGATCTCGCGCGATGCGGCGACGTCGTCGCGGAACATCGCTTCGAGCTGGTCTGCGAACTGCTCGCCGAGAATCACCGCATTGATCTCGTCGTTCTTGACGAGGCTGCGGTAGTCGAGGTTTGCCGAACCCACCGTGGACCACACGCCGTCGATCACGGCAGTCTTTGCATGAAGCACCGAGCCCAGCCGCTCGTGCAGCCGCACGCCGGCATCGAGCAGGTCGGAAAAGCGCGCGCGGCCGGCGAATCGCGTCATCCAGAAGTCGGTGACGCCGGGGAGAACGATCTGCGTGTCGACGCCTCGACGTGCGGCCCGGATGAGTGCTTCGACCAGCTCGTCGTCCGGAACGAAATAGGCCTGCGTCAGATGAATCGAGCGCTGGGCATGCTCGATGGCCGACAGCATGGTCGTATGAATGAGACTGAACGAATCATCCGGTGTGCTGCCGATCGCTCGCACGATCTGGTTGCCGGCCGGAGCGGCGGGCGCGAAGTATTCGTTCCACGGCAGCCGGTCCCCGTGCTGCTTTTCCCACGTTTTGCGGAAGAGTTTCTGGAACTCCTGAACGACGGGGCCTTCGATTTCGACGTGCGTGTCGCGCCACGTGCGCATGGTCGCAGACTTTGTGAAGAAACGCCCCGACGAGAACCGCGATGCGCGCGGCGAGCTCCCCGCATACTCGTTGCTGAAATTGAGGCCCCCGGTGAACGCGACGCGATCGTCGACGACGAGAAGCTTGCGGTGGTCGCGCTGCTCGAGCTGCCAGCTGCGGCGCGCTTTGGTCGGGTCAACCGGATTGTACTCGACGACATGGACTCCGGCGCGGCGAAGCTCGTCGAAGAACCGCTCGTCCGTGTCGATCGATCCGACGCTGTCGTAGATCAGGTTCACCGCAACGCCTTCGCGCGCTTTTGACATCATCAGGTCGGCGATGCGCCGGCCGAGCTCGTCGTCGTGGAAGATGTAGACCTCTACGTTGATGTGGTGGCGTGCGTCGCCGAGGGCCCGTTCCATCTCGCGGAAGGTTTCGTCCCCGTCGCGCAGCAGCTGGGCGCGATTGCCCATGACGAGCGGCGCATCCGTGTACGCTTCTTCGACGGCGAGGTGCGCAAGGAGGATTTCGCTTGCACCGGCCTCGCGCGCCAGGGATTCGAGGACGTGCTCGCTGCGCGCCGGCGACAATGCACCCGCCGGCGTTTCGAGGATTGGAGTTGCTCCGACGACATGCTCGATGTCCCGGGAATCCCTTAGCCGGACCCCGGGCGAGCACGACCATGCCAGCGCGGCGACAGCTATCGGAAGAAAAAGCCGCCTGACCCGTGTTGCTGCCGCGCGAGCTCTCACGCGAAACATTCTGCACGATTCTTTCCAACCAGCAGCAGCCGCGCCGATGCCGGTACGCAGTTGGGCAGCAATGGCCGAGATCGTTGCGCCACAGGGGTGCGGCGCGGTGTTGCACATCCGGCAAAAAGCAGCGCAACTCGAAGCAGGTCCCGATGATGTCGGTTCGAGCTCAGCCGTTGCGGTCGACGGTCTTCGTCGCGTGCGCGATCTTTTGCATCGTGCTGACGGGTTGTACGCAGCTGTCGGGAAAGCGAAGCCGCATTGCTGCCGCGCCCGCTCCGACGCGCGAGCTGCTGCTCGACGTGATGACAGCCGGCGACGGGCACATCCGCGTCGCGGAGCAGCATACACCGCAGGATGGACCTCTGCCGTTCTTCGTGCCGCCCGAGCCCGATCGGCTGCGACCGTGCTGCGCGTTCGGATACGATCTGAAGGTCAAGATCGGTGCAGTGCCAGTGCCCGGATTCTCGATGCAGACGGTGCGCGGGCGCTCCGACATCGGTCAGCACTCGTACGGCGCCGGGCTTGTGCAGTTCGCTTCGAGCCCGGTCGCGCAC carries:
- a CDS encoding NnrU family protein, which translates into the protein MMDPVTSVVLAWLLFAVTHIGMASAPVRGPLSHRFGEKGFAAIFSTVAAVTFAVLCYVYSNASSAGPPGLALGATWLRAPLIAVSVLGIVCACGALFDYPTGAYAVGKAGQQPEPRGFERITRHGFAVGMSLVGLAHALLATHLSGTVFFAILFVFGIVGSIHQDAKLLARNPSVHGPYMARTSLIPFGAILAGRNRLVLAELRPLSIVLGLVAAWGLRQAHPAIFAHGGIYVTAAAIGGAMVATLQVALVSVRRARRRRKKAANLPGIDAAQTH
- a CDS encoding YaeQ family protein, which gives rise to MAVKATIFKIDLEIADMDRGYYGSHALTIARHPSETSERMMIRVLAFALCAHERLEFGTGISTADEPDLWRRSLTGDIEHWIEIGQPDPRRIHKGCGRAGSVSVYLYGGRKAATWWEQERAGLERHSNLTVTLLDSEQTAKLAELADRGISIQCNIQDGDVWMMRDSMSVEITPVVLLRGGDGPRGAAPTRGASGPGL
- a CDS encoding PGPGW domain-containing protein; translated protein: MAGNGNSTLRTARRIVVAVVGTTVSLFGVALLVLPGPGLLVIALGLSILASEFVWARHFLRQVREKISAATGKTV
- a CDS encoding metallophosphoesterase family protein, with the translated sequence MNAFRTHQPCVSSIAATSTDRPARRRGLLRASLVAAAVLVTNGFARAETVLVEAGKTMTWRANSSDPGIGTSWTAEGFNAGAWTAGNYGVGYETGTGAAALLATTVPAATNSVYTRTTFTIADVSAVTNLLVGADYDDGYAAWINGVEVFRSPQLPAGTLAWNTPAALHESSNAATPNYGTLADVSAKAIPALHNGTNVLAIGVWNSTLPSSDLVLVPKLTINAGASVSRGPYLQLGTASGIVVRWRTTVATDGCVRYGSAPGNLTQVACVPGTASEHVVPVSGLSANTAYFYSVGTTTAELAGNSSSYSFVTSPPAGTSRPTRVWALGDSGNANANARAVRDAYFNFTASTPTDLWLMLGDNAYVDGTDSEFQAAVFDTYPTMLRKSVLWPTLGNHDGHTADSASQSGPYYDIFTLPKAGEAGGLASGTEAYYSFDYGDIHFICLDSYETDRSMTGGMAQWLAADLADTTATWVIAFFHHPPYSKGSHDSDLDIEMIEMRENAVRLLEQGGVDLVLTGHSHSYERSFLIDGHYGSSATFTSSMKKDGGSGREDGTGAYEKAGGGPQARQGAVYAVAGSSSETVSAALNHPAMYIGLVTLGSLVLDFDGPRLDVKFLDSTGTTRDYFTMVKTVPAVCGNGIIESGESCDGASLGGATCGGCGGTPACTSSCTLTFTGCTNGICGAGETCGTCPADCTGSGATCGNGICEAGDGENCLTCAADCNGKQGGKPAARFCCGAPGGSGPVGCSASQCGSCVTTSAASCCGDGLCGGNENTTSCSRDCPAAPVCGDHSCNGTETSCTCAGDCGAPPPAETSCSDGIDNDCDGATDCSDIAQCAASPSCASCSAAGSACTTGASCCSGQCKGKVGAKTCR
- a CDS encoding tetratricopeptide repeat protein — encoded protein: MPTVFAATLLATMLFAAPAVAHEDPDFQIEEVTKHLDSDPANASLYLRRGQLYRTKSQWPAALADFETARRLDPTLAVVDLVVAETLLDAGDTALALAAADRFLVSSPSNSGGHIVRARILLAQGANLEAAAAFSRGIAIAKAREESQPDNYLARARAIAGAGDAHLDDAIASLDEGLKDLHNAIALELLAIELETRAKKWDAALSRIARIEKDARRKETWMARRGDVLAAAGRNEDARREYQAALAAIDKLPPNTRSVRATTGLAESLRSRIAALGPQGAAPGSRGAAPPIRPALSASSNSKTQVSGGKP
- a CDS encoding carbohydrate porin — translated: MNKPVAAAAFRVASMIALLPACAHAGDRATGDWGGVRTTLADRGVEVEADYTGESTVLDGDDEISYLGNLDLYVTFDTEKLHAWSGGTVFVYGENKHGSGLSDDLGLLMQVTNLEASSFTQLSEFWLEQQLGGHIVFRLGKQDANRDFASPRFAGNFINSSFGVLPGSPLPSYPAPALGVAVLADWTKWFGARAGIYEGEPRVESFGAHAFEDHAGVFAVASLHLEHSLLGQEDAGQLEAGGWTHSGEDRSGVYGVYDLLLYQHPENKDDQRSVQGFVRGGWSSEQPDQIGTYVGGGLTAHGFLGMHNTIGVGTGYVKSDTTHETFVELMFKWRPRPWFTVEPDVQVYDTEHGHPVFFVLRVKLKL
- the cls gene encoding cardiolipin synthase; amino-acid sequence: MRARAAATRVRRLFLPIAVAALAWSCSPGVRLRDSRDIEHVVGATPILETPAGALSPARSEHVLESLAREAGASEILLAHLAVEEAYTDAPLVMGNRAQLLRDGDETFREMERALGDARHHINVEVYIFHDDELGRRIADLMMSKAREGVAVNLIYDSVGSIDTDERFFDELRRAGVHVVEYNPVDPTKARRSWQLEQRDHRKLLVVDDRVAFTGGLNFSNEYAGSSPRASRFSSGRFFTKSATMRTWRDTHVEIEGPVVQEFQKLFRKTWEKQHGDRLPWNEYFAPAAPAGNQIVRAIGSTPDDSFSLIHTTMLSAIEHAQRSIHLTQAYFVPDDELVEALIRAARRGVDTQIVLPGVTDFWMTRFAGRARFSDLLDAGVRLHERLGSVLHAKTAVIDGVWSTVGSANLDYRSLVKNDEINAVILGEQFADQLEAMFRDDVAASREITKTHWKRRGISTRVKETVARVWKRWL